The following proteins are co-located in the Neomonachus schauinslandi chromosome 8, ASM220157v2, whole genome shotgun sequence genome:
- the LOC110583419 gene encoding proline-rich protein 3, translating into MPKRKKQNQQQPPPPQQPPLPEREETGDEEDGSPIGPPSLLGPPPMANGKPGDPKSALHRGPPGSRGPMIPPLLSLPPPPRGRGPIRGGLGPRCGPYGRGWWGANTEPPFPGPGHGGPSRGGFHKEQRNPRRLKSWSLIKNTCPPKDGPQVVEDKSNRPVCRHFAKKGHCRYEDLCAFYHPGVNGPPL; encoded by the coding sequence ATGCCGAAACGAAAGAAGCAGAATCAGCAGCAGCCGCCGCCACCGCAGCAGCCCCCGCTGCCAGAGCGGGAAGAGACTGGAGACGAGGAGGATGGGAGTCCTATCGGACCACCCAGTCTTCTGGGCCCTCCCCCCATGGCCAATGGAAAGCCTGGTGACCCCAAGTCAGCTCTTCACAGAGGTCCTCCAGGATCAAGGGGACCAATGATTCCACCACTGCTGagtctcccacctcctccccgggGCAGAGGCCCAATTCGGGGAGGCCTAGGCCCCAGGTGTGGCCCATATGGTCGTGGTTGGTGGGGGGCCAATACTGAACCTCCTTTTCCTGGACCAGGCCATGGGGGTCCTTCCAGGGGAGGCTTTCACAAAGAGCAGAGAAATCCTCGAAGGCTCAAAAGTTGGTCTCTTATCAAAAATACCTGCCCGCCCAAGGATGGCCCCCAAGTTGTGGAAGACAAATCCAACCGCCCTGTCTGCCGACACTTTGCCAAAAAGGGCCACTGTCGATATGAGGACCTCTGTGCCTTCTACCACCCAGGCGTCAATGGACCTCCTCTGTGA